A genomic segment from Saprospiraceae bacterium encodes:
- a CDS encoding VOC family protein, giving the protein MEKQNNTSDQDTPPADSTPKVTGIGGIFFFTDNPQETKEWYSKNLGLEINEWGASSFDSRNIDKPEEINTLQWSPFKTGSDYFAPSKKEFMINYRVQNIEGLLDKLKENGVTILDDMVTYDYGKFVHIMDTQGNKIELWEPV; this is encoded by the coding sequence ATGGAAAAACAAAATAACACCTCTGACCAAGATACTCCACCTGCTGACTCTACCCCAAAGGTGACAGGCATTGGTGGCATTTTCTTTTTTACCGACAATCCGCAGGAAACGAAAGAATGGTATAGCAAAAATCTGGGACTTGAAATCAATGAATGGGGTGCCTCGAGTTTTGATTCCCGAAATATCGACAAACCTGAAGAGATAAACACGCTTCAGTGGAGCCCTTTTAAAACAGGCAGTGACTATTTCGCTCCTTCAAAAAAGGAGTTTATGATTAATTACCGGGTGCAGAATATAGAAGGACTGCTAGACAAGCTCAAAGAAAACGGCGTAACCATACTGGACGATATGGTGACTTACGACTATGGCAAATTTGTACATATCATGGACACCCAGGGCAATAAGATCGAACTATGGGAGCCTGTTTGA
- a CDS encoding thioredoxin family protein — MEAYLRQQDLINQDYGQYILQGIDYNQYKINMLEDLHSNPDDTIRAYIKLNQSRMHRVEKTYTLSEDITNQLKGLRHKMNWLVITEHWCGDAAQNLPVFNAVAEASNGKIEMKLVYRDQNPELMNAYLTNGARSIPKIIQLDRHFNTTGIWGPRPGAAQKLVNDLKSNPETAPGYANQLHLWYAKDKHKSLELEVRNLLGRANKFFSNGQLN, encoded by the coding sequence ATGGAAGCATACTTAAGACAACAAGATCTTATAAATCAAGACTATGGCCAGTATATCCTGCAAGGGATTGATTACAACCAATACAAAATCAATATGTTGGAAGACCTTCATTCTAACCCGGATGATACTATTAGAGCCTATATCAAACTCAACCAAAGCAGGATGCACCGGGTGGAGAAGACCTATACCTTGTCGGAGGATATCACAAATCAATTAAAAGGTCTAAGACACAAGATGAATTGGCTGGTCATTACAGAGCATTGGTGTGGCGATGCTGCCCAGAATTTGCCGGTATTCAATGCTGTAGCCGAAGCCAGTAACGGAAAGATAGAAATGAAGCTGGTGTACCGCGATCAAAATCCGGAACTAATGAATGCTTATCTGACGAATGGGGCACGGTCTATTCCTAAAATAATACAATTAGACAGGCATTTTAATACTACAGGGATTTGGGGCCCCAGGCCCGGTGCAGCTCAAAAGCTGGTGAATGACTTAAAATCTAACCCCGAAACAGCGCCTGGTTATGCCAATCAACTACATTTGTGGTATGCAAAAGACAAACATAAATCCCTCGAATTGGAAGTACGTAACCTGCTGGGTAGAGCCAATAAATTTTTTTCAAATGGTCAACTTAATTAA
- a CDS encoding nuclear transport factor 2 family protein produces MEQRNPLPPFTEETAKQKIQMAEDAWNSKDPVRVSKAYTADSEWRNRNQFINGREEIVSFLTKKWEKELNYTLKKEYWAHTGHRIAVRFEYEYQNHAGQWFRAYGNENWEFDDHGYMAKRFASINDLEIAETDRKLK; encoded by the coding sequence ATGGAACAACGAAATCCGCTGCCTCCTTTCACGGAAGAAACAGCCAAACAAAAAATCCAAATGGCGGAAGACGCATGGAACAGCAAAGACCCGGTCAGGGTATCTAAAGCTTACACCGCTGACAGCGAATGGAGAAATAGAAATCAATTCATTAATGGAAGGGAAGAAATAGTTTCATTTCTTACCAAAAAATGGGAAAAGGAATTGAACTATACACTGAAAAAAGAATATTGGGCACATACTGGTCATCGAATTGCTGTTAGATTTGAGTATGAATACCAAAACCATGCGGGGCAGTGGTTTCGTGCTTATGGAAACGAGAACTGGGAGTTTGATGATCATGGATATATGGCCAAAAGATTTGCCAGCATCAATGATTTAGAAATAGCAGAAACCGATAGAAAATTAAAATAA
- a CDS encoding DUF2357 domain-containing protein, which produces MSAPKFVITLTVAEKNIEIVLCGENSSEPIIEKADAIENGEAIVQIKEGSFYEYKITDGYSLQTDEIVSQSNISKSSGRISPNIYVGTLSIDVLKSDTKQKCGEIKLEVQSVKTTYREDYRHMLEEITEKCTDLLLQHSSPVAQFFEIDFNADAVTLYQRFAFIKSIIESVEFNDSVHKILSSPVTRWRESKTVKEIRSVRRFNNSTIRQLSNATNRFDLPAEHPLKSTMISVPSKLNVSNKSETVDTPENRFVKHALMSFQSFCSDFKTKVKDSDRIKTEAALLEDKLEQYLSHSIFKEISSPTTLSLNSPVLQRKEGYREILRVWLMFDLAAKMVWKGGDDVYRGSKRDVAVLYEYWLFFKLLDIVKEVFKIESVATENLIEKTSDGLGLKLKQGKFLPVKGIYLTDTRKLNIEFSYNKTFSGGNEYPAGGSWTRNLRPDYTLSIWPFGIEQEQAEKEELIVHIHFDAKYKVENLQGIFGKDDNLEEEKEEQKKGTYKRADLLKMHTYKDAIRRTAGAYVLYPGNDNSYARKGFHELIPGLGAFSIRPSKTNNGCGELKRFLLEVLNHFMNRASQREKISLKTYETYFDKNSNKVNDVLPEAYGSNRTLLPDETYVLIGFYDDTNVLNWIEKTRLYNFRTGTYVGSLPLGVKETSAKYLLLRSHGESKRATRLYKLKNKGPKIFSNEDLKRKKYPHEPNGELYLVYELDDEVENEFKKFVWDITKLAEYKTHFGSARPFSISLTELMNVVVK; this is translated from the coding sequence ATGTCTGCTCCAAAATTTGTTATAACTCTTACTGTTGCTGAAAAGAACATTGAGATTGTTCTATGCGGAGAAAACTCCAGTGAACCTATTATTGAAAAAGCCGATGCGATTGAAAACGGGGAAGCAATTGTTCAGATTAAGGAAGGATCTTTTTATGAGTACAAAATCACAGATGGGTATTCTCTGCAGACTGATGAAATTGTAAGTCAGTCAAACATCAGTAAATCATCAGGTCGAATTTCTCCAAACATTTATGTCGGCACTCTCAGCATTGATGTTTTGAAATCAGATACGAAACAAAAGTGTGGAGAAATAAAACTGGAAGTTCAGTCGGTAAAAACAACTTACCGTGAAGACTACCGTCACATGCTGGAAGAGATTACAGAGAAGTGTACTGATTTGCTTTTACAGCACAGCTCACCAGTTGCGCAGTTTTTTGAAATAGACTTTAATGCAGATGCAGTCACTTTATATCAGCGGTTTGCCTTTATCAAATCAATTATTGAATCAGTTGAGTTTAATGATTCAGTTCACAAAATTCTCTCATCGCCTGTAACACGATGGAGAGAAAGCAAAACCGTAAAAGAAATCAGAAGCGTAAGAAGATTCAACAACTCAACAATTCGTCAGTTGAGCAATGCAACAAACCGTTTTGATTTACCTGCTGAACACCCATTGAAAAGCACAATGATTTCGGTTCCTTCCAAATTAAATGTGAGTAATAAATCAGAAACGGTGGATACTCCTGAAAACCGTTTTGTAAAACATGCGTTGATGTCGTTTCAGAGTTTTTGCAGTGACTTTAAAACAAAAGTAAAGGACAGCGACCGCATAAAAACTGAAGCAGCATTGCTTGAAGATAAACTGGAACAGTATTTAAGTCATTCTATATTCAAAGAAATTTCTTCTCCCACCACATTGTCGCTTAACAGTCCGGTGTTGCAACGCAAAGAAGGCTACAGAGAAATTCTGAGAGTGTGGCTTATGTTTGACCTTGCTGCAAAAATGGTGTGGAAGGGAGGTGATGATGTGTATAGAGGAAGCAAAAGAGATGTTGCAGTGCTTTATGAGTACTGGTTGTTTTTCAAACTACTGGATATAGTAAAAGAAGTTTTTAAAATTGAATCAGTTGCAACTGAGAACCTGATTGAAAAAACATCAGACGGACTTGGTTTGAAATTGAAGCAGGGAAAGTTTTTACCTGTAAAAGGAATTTACTTAACCGACACAAGAAAACTGAATATTGAATTCAGCTACAACAAAACTTTCTCAGGTGGCAATGAATATCCCGCTGGCGGAAGCTGGACAAGAAATTTAAGACCTGATTATACATTAAGCATTTGGCCGTTTGGAATTGAGCAGGAACAAGCGGAGAAGGAAGAGTTGATAGTGCATATTCATTTTGATGCAAAGTATAAAGTAGAAAATCTGCAAGGCATTTTTGGGAAAGATGATAATCTTGAAGAAGAAAAAGAAGAACAGAAAAAAGGGACTTATAAAAGAGCAGACCTATTGAAGATGCATACATACAAGGATGCAATCAGACGGACAGCGGGTGCTTATGTTTTATATCCTGGTAATGATAATTCATACGCCAGAAAAGGCTTCCATGAATTAATTCCAGGTCTTGGAGCTTTCTCAATACGACCTTCCAAAACAAATAATGGATGTGGAGAATTAAAGAGGTTTTTGCTTGAAGTTTTAAATCATTTCATGAATAGAGCATCTCAGAGAGAAAAGATTTCGCTTAAAACCTATGAAACATATTTTGACAAAAACAGTAATAAAGTAAATGATGTATTACCTGAAGCATACGGATCAAATAGAACTTTATTGCCGGACGAAACTTATGTTCTCATTGGATTTTATGACGATACCAATGTTCTAAACTGGATTGAAAAAACCAGGTTGTACAATTTTAGAACCGGAACATATGTTGGTTCTTTACCTCTAGGTGTAAAAGAAACTAGTGCTAAATATTTGTTACTCCGTTCTCATGGTGAATCAAAAAGGGCTACACGACTTTATAAATTGAAAAATAAAGGCCCTAAAATATTTTCAAATGAAGATTTGAAACGAAAAAAATACCCTCATGAGCCTAATGGTGAACTTTATTTGGTTTATGAGTTAGATGATGAAGTAGAAAATGAATTCAAAAAATTTGTATGGGATATTACGAAACTTGCTGAATATAAAACTCATTTTGGCTCTGCAAGACCTTTTTCAATATCATTGACCGAGCTTATGAATGTAGTTGTAAAATGA
- a CDS encoding DUF4386 domain-containing protein codes for MTSITILSITALSHYAAISFLSNQDYLNAFNTDQLDAFALFSIKMHGVGYNICLLFFGIHLLLLGYLLYIAEIFPRYLGVLLFIGGICYILNSIVWFQFPLLVKYIYPAIIIPSAIGEWIFCIWLIVRGIKLSSNDNDS; via the coding sequence TTGACAAGTATCACCATCCTGTCAATCACAGCCTTGAGCCATTATGCTGCCATATCATTCTTAAGCAACCAGGATTACTTAAATGCTTTTAATACAGACCAACTTGATGCATTCGCCTTGTTTTCGATCAAAATGCATGGAGTGGGTTATAATATTTGCCTTTTATTTTTTGGAATCCATCTCCTACTTCTTGGATATTTGCTTTATATAGCTGAAATATTTCCAAGGTATTTAGGAGTACTGCTTTTTATTGGAGGTATATGTTATATATTGAATAGTATTGTTTGGTTCCAATTCCCATTACTTGTAAAGTATATTTATCCTGCTATTATTATTCCGAGTGCAATCGGAGAATGGATATTCTGTATTTGGCTTATTGTAAGAGGAATAAAATTAAGTTCAAATGATAATGATTCTTAA
- a CDS encoding DUF4386 domain-containing protein, whose product MKSKIKLARTAGILYLLIVIFGLIAQIFVRDHLVDYGNAHVTAKNILASEYWYRFGFISELLMLVCDVGVATILYILLNDTSKNLSLLSLHLD is encoded by the coding sequence ATGAAATCAAAAATTAAGCTTGCAAGAACGGCAGGTATCCTTTATTTACTTATTGTAATTTTTGGATTAATTGCTCAAATCTTTGTGCGAGACCATTTAGTTGATTACGGAAATGCCCATGTTACTGCAAAAAACATTCTTGCTTCTGAGTACTGGTATAGATTCGGTTTTATCAGTGAGTTACTCATGCTTGTCTGCGATGTGGGTGTGGCGACCATTCTTTATATATTGTTGAATGACACAAGCAAGAATTTATCTTTATTGTCTTTGCATTTAGATTGA
- a CDS encoding pyridoxamine 5'-phosphate oxidase family protein, with the protein MAKNFATLAFTDAVKAMQEKAGSRSGYARMEKANYLEGLTKNEMDYIADRDSFYMASIGENNFPYLQHRGGPRGFIKVLDEKRIGIIDFRGNMQYITVGNISTNHNVALIMVDYPARARLKILARAEVVELKDDPSLYELLDPKDYTFKPERMMVFHIEAYDWNCPQHITPRYTVQEIEEAFEGQRNHIAKLEAEVKSLKMKLNDQ; encoded by the coding sequence ATGGCAAAAAATTTTGCAACCCTAGCATTTACCGATGCAGTAAAAGCAATGCAGGAAAAGGCAGGCAGCCGGTCCGGTTATGCAAGAATGGAAAAGGCTAACTATCTGGAGGGTTTAACAAAAAACGAAATGGATTACATTGCAGATCGGGATAGTTTTTATATGGCCAGTATAGGTGAAAATAATTTCCCTTACCTCCAGCATCGCGGCGGCCCGAGAGGGTTTATCAAAGTACTGGACGAAAAAAGGATAGGTATTATAGATTTTCGCGGAAACATGCAATACATTACGGTTGGTAATATTTCAACCAATCATAATGTGGCCCTGATAATGGTGGATTACCCTGCAAGAGCCCGGCTAAAAATATTAGCCAGGGCAGAAGTAGTAGAATTAAAAGACGATCCTTCGTTGTATGAATTACTTGATCCGAAGGATTATACATTCAAGCCAGAACGAATGATGGTGTTTCATATAGAAGCATATGATTGGAATTGTCCGCAGCATATCACCCCACGATACACGGTACAGGAAATTGAAGAAGCTTTTGAAGGGCAACGAAATCACATTGCGAAACTGGAAGCAGAAGTAAAGTCGTTGAAAATGAAATTAAATGATCAATAG
- a CDS encoding ATP-binding protein translates to MTNYWRFPSTPGCISELEQLVDHLASKYHISQDKYPNILISLTEAVNNAIIHGNHCDECKCVHVQIEEQLHGLTLTVRDEGCGFDPNDVDDPTLPENIAKTGGRGIFLIKQLCDGVKYEANGTEVRMSFDF, encoded by the coding sequence ATGACTAACTACTGGCGATTTCCTTCCACCCCCGGATGCATCTCCGAGCTGGAGCAATTGGTAGATCATCTGGCATCTAAATACCATATCTCCCAGGACAAATATCCCAATATCCTGATCAGCCTCACCGAAGCAGTCAATAATGCCATCATCCATGGCAATCACTGCGATGAGTGCAAGTGCGTACACGTACAGATCGAAGAACAACTACACGGCCTCACTCTCACCGTCAGAGACGAAGGCTGTGGCTTTGACCCCAATGATGTAGATGATCCTACGCTGCCGGAGAATATCGCCAAGACCGGAGGGCGGGGGATCTTCCTCATCAAGCAATTATGTGATGGGGTGAAGTATGAGGCTAATGGGACGGAGGTGAGGATGAGTTTTGATTTTTGA
- a CDS encoding helix-turn-helix domain-containing protein — protein MNQYTLTLVNPQNGSLAFKLFSFDDGAAFDQVQRLPYYSLILVQQGSGKAKVDFSEFDFVEHTLFSFVPYQPFMFSPKDGMSGMVLNFHPDFFCIHKHHKEVACHGVLFNNIYHPPFISVDPTASNTFSTLIEQMKVEMQNPDLAQYELLVSYLKIFLITAVRLKTAQQPQAKQAVENLQEPFILQTLKDTIEKDFKTKHSASEYADALNISAKALAKITKTYFNKTLTELIAERIIIEAKRELYLTSKSVKQIAYELGYKDEYYFSRFFKTNADVSPLLYRETVGFARGEV, from the coding sequence ATGAATCAATACACCCTTACATTAGTCAATCCGCAAAACGGCAGCCTGGCCTTTAAACTGTTCTCATTTGATGATGGCGCTGCTTTCGACCAGGTACAAAGGCTGCCTTACTATTCACTTATCTTGGTCCAACAGGGAAGTGGAAAAGCAAAGGTTGATTTTTCGGAATTTGATTTTGTGGAGCATACCTTGTTTTCGTTCGTGCCCTATCAACCATTTATGTTTTCGCCAAAAGATGGCATGAGCGGGATGGTCTTAAATTTTCACCCTGACTTTTTTTGTATACATAAGCATCACAAAGAAGTTGCATGCCACGGCGTGCTCTTTAATAATATCTATCATCCACCATTTATTTCCGTAGATCCCACCGCATCTAACACCTTTAGTACTTTGATTGAACAAATGAAAGTGGAGATGCAAAATCCTGATTTGGCGCAATATGAGCTATTGGTTTCCTACCTGAAAATATTTTTGATCACGGCAGTACGTTTAAAAACGGCCCAGCAACCTCAAGCAAAACAGGCTGTTGAAAATCTTCAGGAACCATTCATCCTCCAAACCTTGAAGGATACGATTGAAAAGGACTTTAAAACCAAACATTCGGCCAGTGAATATGCAGATGCATTAAATATTTCGGCAAAAGCATTGGCAAAAATCACCAAAACCTATTTCAACAAAACACTCACCGAACTCATCGCAGAGCGTATCATCATAGAGGCAAAACGCGAATTGTATCTTACCAGCAAATCGGTGAAGCAAATTGCCTACGAATTAGGTTATAAGGATGAATATTATTTTAGCCGGTTCTTTAAAACAAATGCCGATGTTTCACCACTGTTATATAGAGAAACTGTTGGGTTTGCCAGGGGAGAAGTGTGA
- a CDS encoding methyltransferase domain-containing protein translates to MSLPLEEIRDQQRATWNKFSPSWKKWDDLNMDLLKPMGDEIIRSINPKGAEVVLDIAAGTGEPGLTIATMLTGGKVVITDLSEDMLEIARENALKRDIKNIETRVCDVCALPFADNTFDAISCRLGFMFFPDMLLAAKEMVRVLKPGGKIATSVWNVLENNFWITAILETISRHMALPAPLPGAPGMFRCAKEDLISDLFLQAGLKNIKQKEITAKMHFKTADVYWDMMTEVITLVVLALNNAEDDIKENIRKEVYHLLDQKYPDGNILMDSSALLIEGVK, encoded by the coding sequence ATGAGCCTGCCACTGGAAGAAATCCGGGACCAACAAAGAGCCACCTGGAATAAATTTTCTCCCAGCTGGAAAAAATGGGATGACCTGAATATGGATTTGTTAAAACCAATGGGTGATGAAATCATTCGTAGTATTAATCCCAAGGGCGCTGAGGTGGTGTTAGACATTGCCGCCGGAACAGGAGAACCCGGTTTGACCATTGCAACCATGTTAACAGGCGGGAAAGTGGTGATTACAGACCTTTCGGAAGACATGCTTGAAATAGCCCGTGAAAATGCACTGAAAAGGGATATTAAAAATATTGAAACCCGGGTCTGCGATGTGTGTGCCCTTCCTTTTGCGGACAATACTTTTGATGCCATAAGCTGTCGTTTGGGTTTTATGTTTTTCCCGGACATGCTGTTAGCAGCAAAAGAAATGGTTCGCGTGCTCAAACCCGGCGGAAAAATCGCTACTTCGGTTTGGAATGTGCTTGAAAATAATTTTTGGATTACAGCCATTTTGGAAACCATCAGCAGACATATGGCTTTGCCTGCACCACTGCCAGGTGCTCCAGGCATGTTTCGCTGTGCCAAAGAGGACTTAATCTCAGATCTATTTTTACAAGCAGGGTTGAAAAATATTAAGCAAAAAGAAATAACCGCTAAAATGCACTTCAAAACGGCTGATGTCTATTGGGACATGATGACGGAAGTAATTACGCTCGTTGTGTTAGCGCTTAATAATGCAGAGGATGACATAAAAGAAAATATCAGGAAAGAAGTTTATCATCTTTTGGATCAAAAATATCCTGATGGAAATATCCTGATGGACTCCAGCGCTCTTCTAATTGAGGGTGTGAAATAA
- a CDS encoding carboxymuconolactone decarboxylase family protein: MKKFNVPTREEVASTNQAIFDKLKLALGFVPNLYATIAYSDHGLERYLAYQNAKTTLSNKEKEAVNLIVSQVNGCIYCQSAHTLLGKMNGFTDEQVLDIRRGQAGDKKLHALVALTADITKNRGKASEENVNAFFAHGYTKENLVDVILQISDKTAMNYLHNLTEIPVDFPIVPSLDQELVYSLN, encoded by the coding sequence ATGAAAAAATTCAACGTTCCTACAAGAGAAGAAGTAGCCTCTACAAACCAGGCCATTTTTGACAAATTAAAGTTAGCCTTAGGTTTTGTTCCCAATTTGTACGCCACCATTGCTTATTCTGATCATGGCCTGGAAAGATACTTAGCCTATCAAAACGCTAAAACAACCCTTTCAAACAAAGAAAAGGAAGCGGTAAATCTGATCGTTAGCCAGGTAAACGGTTGCATATACTGCCAAAGTGCTCACACCCTTCTTGGCAAGATGAATGGCTTTACCGATGAGCAAGTTTTAGACATTAGACGCGGTCAAGCCGGCGATAAAAAACTCCATGCTTTGGTAGCCTTAACTGCTGACATCACCAAAAACAGGGGCAAAGCAAGCGAAGAAAATGTAAATGCCTTCTTTGCGCATGGGTATACCAAAGAAAACCTGGTAGATGTAATTCTTCAGATAAGTGACAAAACGGCTATGAACTACTTGCATAATCTGACAGAAATTCCAGTTGATTTTCCAATAGTTCCTTCTTTAGATCAAGAATTGGTATATAGCCTTAATTAA
- a CDS encoding VOC family protein, translating into MKKIILLFFAFAVTFVLGFAFKSVTTKSVNSQQSIKKVTGIGGIFFKCKDPKAMRAWYATHLGLNTNEYGAVFEWRQGSDTSKKGFTQWSPFNEKTRYFEPSTKDFMINYRVENVEALIEELKKSGVTVVDTIESYEYGKFVHILDPEGNKIELWEPNDIEFEKLGEQIGAKTTK; encoded by the coding sequence ATGAAAAAGATAATATTATTATTTTTTGCTTTTGCGGTGACCTTCGTGCTGGGTTTCGCATTTAAATCAGTCACCACAAAAAGTGTTAATAGTCAGCAATCAATAAAAAAAGTAACCGGCATCGGAGGTATATTCTTTAAGTGCAAAGATCCAAAAGCTATGCGGGCCTGGTATGCCACCCATCTTGGGCTCAATACGAATGAGTATGGGGCCGTTTTCGAGTGGAGACAAGGCAGTGACACTTCCAAAAAAGGCTTTACTCAATGGAGTCCTTTTAACGAAAAAACCAGGTATTTTGAACCGTCCACCAAAGACTTTATGATTAATTACAGGGTTGAAAACGTAGAAGCACTGATAGAAGAACTGAAAAAAAGCGGAGTAACCGTGGTTGACACCATTGAATCATATGAATATGGCAAATTTGTCCATATCTTAGACCCGGAGGGCAACAAAATTGAATTATGGGAGCCAAACGATATTGAATTTGAAAAGCTCGGTGAGCAGATCGGCGCTAAGACCACAAAATAA